A DNA window from Patagioenas fasciata isolate bPatFas1 chromosome 1, bPatFas1.hap1, whole genome shotgun sequence contains the following coding sequences:
- the STYK1 gene encoding tyrosine-protein kinase STYK1 — MAGDAKRFTRMLLECNSNDKLCVVREHQTEVIVVPVLLVGFFVIVLTVILWLHCRGLQAKQKQSSSSGHQAHDNNQQESSSTENRYIQLSETSVESLLNSASLTLKELEIPREKLSLGTLQLIKHGRYRSIYRAQLTTGKRGETKTVVLKALQELASPQEVKDFLGRIKFHQNLGRHENLVELVGCCVDQLPLYMIMEDVSLGDLLTFLWTCRKDVMTMDGVPYDLTERQVYEVGQQVAAALAYLEQNNLFHGDIAARNVLLHHNFTAKLCGLGLAYEIHTYGANSVTQIVPVKWQAPERLLKKPPSIKADIWSFGILLYEMITLGAPPYPEVPPSDILSYLQRQNIMKQPSSCQQAMYNIMKSCWQWNATNRPSPADLIWSLQAAMKTSNNHAVLQVPEFVVPELYANVAGVDMLSLVSEYTIL, encoded by the exons ATGGCAGGGGACGCAAAAAGATTCACACGCATGCTGCTGGAATGCAACAGCAATGACAAGCTGTGTG TTGTGCGTGAACATCAGACTGAAGTGATTGTTGTCCCAGTTCTCCTTGTGGGTTTCTTTGTCATTGTGCTAACTGTGATCCTTTGGCTCCACTGTCGAGGATTGCAAGCAAAGCAGAAGCAATCATCATCATCTGGACACCAAG CACATGACAACAATCAGCAGGAATCCAGCTCAACAGAGAACCGCTATATCCAGCTGAGTGAGACCTCTGTGGAGAGCCTGCTAAATTCTGCTTCCTTGACTCTGAAAGAATTGGAGATACCACGAGAGAAACTCTCACTAGGCACCTTGCAGCTGATAAAACATGGCCGCTACAGGAGCATCTACAGAGCTCAATTGACAACTGGGAAACGCGGGGAGACTAAGACTGTAGTACTGAAAGCCTTACAAG AACTGGCTAGTCCCCAGGAAGTAAAGGATTTCCTGGGAAGGATTAAATTCCATCAAAATCTTGGCCGTCATGAGAACCTGGTTGAACTGGTTGGATGCTGTGTAGACCAGCTTCCACTTTATATGATCATGGAAGATGTGTCTCTTGGTGACCTGTTGACATTTCTATGGACATGTAGGAAG GATGTAATGACAATGGATGGTGTCCCTTATGACCTCACTGAGAGGCAAGTATATGAAGTTGGACAGCAAGTTGCAGCAGCTCTG GCTTACCTTGAACAGAATAATTTGTTCCATGGTGACATTGCTGCCAGGAATGTCCTCCTTCATCACAACTTCACTGCTAAGCTCTGTGGTTTGGGTCTTGCCTATGAAATTCACACATATGGTGCCAACTCAGTCACACAGATTGTGCCAGTCAAGTGGCAGGCTCCAGAGCGGCTCCTGAAGAAACCCCCAAGCATCAAAGCAGACAT ATGGTCTTTTGGAATTCTACTGTACGAAATGATTACATTAG GTGCTCCACCGTATCCTGAGGTACCACCTTCTGACATTTTATCATACCTGCAGAGACAGAACATTATGAAGCAGCCCTCGAGCTGCCAGCAAGCCAT GTACAACATCATGAAGTCCTGCTGGCAGTGGAATGCAACTAACCGGCCTTCTCCAGCAGACCTGATCTGGTCTCTACAAGCAGCTATGAAGACCAGCAATAATCATGCAGTGCTGCAGGTGCCTGAGTTTGTGGTGCCTGAACTCTATGCTAATGTTGCTGGAGTTGACATGCTCAGTCTAGTGAGTGAATACACCATACTCTGA